In Pseudophryne corroboree isolate aPseCor3 chromosome 3, aPseCor3.hap2, whole genome shotgun sequence, a genomic segment contains:
- the RBM12 gene encoding RNA-binding protein 12, which produces MAVVIRLQGLPIVAGTMDIRHFFSGLTIPDGGVHIVGGEQGEAFIVFATDEDARLGMMRTGGTIKGSKVSLLLSSKTEMQNMIELSRRRFETANIDIPPANSNRPGPPPNPTISSSSVMSRVSLPTTVPNFSSPPTSTVSAVTSVVDSSKNVATFSTANIGNAPPNLGAAFCSPSFSSNMPTVTPQLPTVPPPPMPPMPTMQTLPPMPAIPPMPVHPPVTALPPVPPVPPIPPVPPVPPMTPLPPMSGMPPMNPPPVGPLPAGINGSGVQMNSSMNPLFLGPVNPMPLNSQNTMKPPPPLNHDDPYVSLHGLPHPVSDGDIKEFFHGLRIDGVLIVKDPIGRPTGSALVKLLTPHDTFEALKRNRMLMGQRFVEVTPATERQWIVSGGHMLKHNIGHHGPPHLMQQPMPRSKSPNTQPRPRSRSPHEHGFCIYLKGLPYEAENKHVIDFFKKLDIIEDSIYIAYGPNGKATGEGFLELRNEVDYKTALNRHKQYMGNRFIQVHPISKNEMLVKIDMIRKKLQGFNYIDHKDSSLDMELEHAPRLWGHLSNLPYNISRKDVFQFFHLEGVAVEEGSVHVLADNNGQGIGQALVQYRSEDDARKSERLNRKKLNGRDAFLRVVNNEERKEIEINPPMPGRKGFKMQNYGNSPSEAIRSSGDEFCFMSSNMKENNGQNFPFPGKFSGPNNTFVPPVPPPALGSGFVDPRPPPPGANVQNSPIDSQGFASGPNNFNAPPSGFGSGPPPFGNGPANSNAPPSFNPAPPNITSGPGVLSAPPGFGPGNIQMGGPPGFGSGSGKAGPTVIRVQNMPFTVSVDEILDFFYGYQLIPGSVCLKYSEKGMPTGEAMVAFESRDEAMAAVVDLNDRPIGSRKVKLVLG; this is translated from the coding sequence ATGGCTGTGGTCATCCGCTTGCAAGGTCTGCCTATAGTGGCTGGGACCATGGACATTCGGCACTTCTTCTCTGGACTGACCATTCCTGATGGTGGCGTACATATTGTAGGGGGTGAACAGGGTGAGGCTTTCATCGTATTTGCCACCGATGAAGATGCACGACTTGGTATGATGCGCACAGGTGGTACAATCAAAGGGTCAAAAGTCTCACTATTGCTAAGCAGTAAGACTGAAATGCAGAACATGATTGAACTTAGTCGTAGGCGTTTTGAAACTGCAAATATTGATATACCACCTGCAAATTCTAATCGGCCAGGACCACCACCAAATCCAACAATAAGCAGTAGTTCTGTGATGAGCCGGGTCAGTTTGCCAACAACTGTACCTAATTTTAGTAGCCCTCCTACTAGCACAGTCTCTGCAGTTACTTCTGTAGTTGATAGCAGTAAGAATGTTGCAACTTTTTCTACAGCCAATATTGGAAATGCTCCACCAAACCTAGGTGCAGCCTTCTGCAGTCCCTCCTTTTCTTCTAATATGCCCACTGTAACCCCACAACTGCCTACTGTACCTCCAcctccaatgccgccaatgccaaCAATGCAGACACTACCACCCATGCCTGCCATACCCCCTATGCCTGTACACCCTCCTGTTACTGCATTGCCTCCAGTTCCACCTGTTCCTCCAATACCCCCTGTTCCTCCAGTGCCCCCAATGACTCCTCTTCCTCCAATGTCTGGAATGCCACCCATGAACCCACCACCTGTAGGGCCATTGCCTGCAGGGATAAATGGCTCTGGTGTACAAATGAACAGTAGTATGAACCCACTGTTCCTTGGCCCTGTAAATCCAATGCCATTAAACTCTCAAAATACAATGAAACCACCACCTCCACTTAACCATGATGATCCATATGTATCTCTTCATGGGTTGCCTCATCCTGTGTCAGATGGTGACATTAAGGAGTTTTTCCATGGTTTACGTATAGATGGTGTACTTATTGTGAAAGATCCCATTGGTCGTCCCACAGGTAGTGCACTTGTAAAGCTTCTTACTCCCCATGACACATTTGAAGCCTTGAAACGGAATAGAATGCTGATGGGACAGCGATTTGTTGAAGTTACCCCGGCAACTGAGAGACAGTGGATAGTGTCTGGTGGCCACATGCTAAAACACAACATAGGGCACCATGGCCCCCCTCATTTGATGCAGCAGCCAATGCCCAGGTCCAAATCGCCTAACACACAGCCACGTCCCAGGTCTAGATCTCCACATGAACATGGGTTCTGCATTTATTTGAAAGGGCTTCCCTACGAGGCAGAAAACAAACATGTCATAGATTTCTTTAAAAAACTGGACATTATTGAAGACAGTATCTACATTGCTTATGGACCCAATGGAAAAGCAACTGGTGAAGGTTTTCTGGAATTAAGAAATGAGGTAGATTATAAAACTGCGTTGAACCGCCATAAGCAGTATATGGGTAATCGTTTTATTCAAGTTCACCCTATCTCAAAGAATGAAATGCTAGTAAAGATAGACATGATTAGAAAGAAATTACAGGGTTTTAATTACATTGATCACAAAGATTCATCACTAGACATGGAGCTAGAGCATGCACCAAGACTCTGGGGACATCTCTCAAATTTGCCATATAACATATCTAGGAAAGATGTTTTTCAGTTCTTTCATTTAGAAGGAGTTGCAGTTGAGGAGGGCAGTGTGCATGTCTTGGCAGATAACAATGGGCAAGGCATAGGACAGGCACTTGTTCAATACAGGAGTGAAGATGATGCTCGTAAATCAGAGCGCTTAAACCGCAAAAAGCTTAATGGGAGAGATGCCTTTTTGCGTGTAGTAAATAATGAAGAGAGGAAAGAAATTGAGATCAATCCTCCCATGCCCGGTAGGAAGGGATTCAAAATGCAAAATTATGGGAACTCCCCATCTGAGGCAATCCGATCCAGTGGAGATGAATTTTGCTTCATGAGCAGTAATATGAAAGAAAACAATGGTCAAAACTTCCCTTTCCCTGGTAAATTTAGTGGGCCAAATAATACCTTTGTACCCCCTGTTCCACCCCCAGCATTGGGTAGCGGATTTGTAGATCCCAGACCACCACCACCTGGAGCGAATGTACAAAACTCACCAATTGATTCCCAAGGATTTGCCAGTGGTCCGAATAATTTTAATGCCCCTCCCTCTGGTTTTGGAAGTGGGCCGCCACCTTTTGGAAATGGACCAGCAAATTCAAATGCACCCCCTAGCTTTAACCCAGCCCCACCAAACATAACAAGTGGCCCTGGTGTTCTAAGTGCCCCTCCAGGGTTTGGACCAGGAAATATACAAATGGGTGGACCGCCAGGTTTTGGCAGTGGGTCTGGGAAAGCGGGTCCAACTGTAATTAGGGTGCAAAATATGCCCTTTACAGTTTCTGTAGATGAAATACTAGATTTCTTTTATGGTTACCAGTTGATACCTGGTtctgtgtgtttaaagtatagtgAAAAGGGTATGCCTACAGGGGAGGCCATGGTTGCATTTGAGTCCCGTGACGAGGCAATGGCAGCTGTGGTTGATTTAAATGACAGACCAATAGGCTCAAGGAAAGTTAAGcttgttttaggttag